The Sebastes fasciatus isolate fSebFas1 chromosome 22, fSebFas1.pri, whole genome shotgun sequence genome includes the window GTGCGGTGACatgttggcggccatctttgatcccgccatctttgtagttttacagtgctcgccccTTTTTGTCTGTAGgcagacatcttgagacaagaagccatcttgtctctctctctctctctctctctctcacacacacacacacacatgcatgcttaCACACTTGGTGTGGTTTGTTtggtttagttatttagttagattaatattgtgttttaaacctttattatcttgtaaataaatgtttgtggaatatacatgctggtctctttaatgttgtacaagagtgaataatgccaacctctgctatgtcaagaactccgatatccttcaacctttactatctattttggttatagttattaatttaattattaatcaacgttccaaattgacaGTTTAGTATATTTAATTAGACTAtgttaacgttttggttattggtccctgattccagggtggtgccccgtttattattaatgtgtattgataatttttattattattaataattctattattatttattaataatttgttaataaccaaacctgttactGCCAAATCCCTAAAGCCGcgtggaggcaatccctcaatcatagatatgctctgaatttggaattcagcacctttcataatgataacaataaaaataaaaataagaactAAGGTTGTAGGCAGGTgatttaaagtattttaaacTTCAGTTCAGAAAAATTCTCTAAAACCATATAGGGATGGTGCATCAACCCGGTCTATAGATATTCTTAATTTTTATAAATACACATTACTATTAGTGATGATTTTTATTGGCAGGTAAATTATCAGACCTGCATGTGACtgtatgtgtactgtatgtgaaccAAACTTGGCTCTACAAATGGCAGTAAACATGTGATCAGGTTTCCTGAATAGGACATACAGTGTCACATCAGGTCGGCCAATCAAACGCAGTCTTGTCTCTGAAGAGTGGAAAAAGCATCTACGTTCTTTTCACTCAACACAGAAATTTGAACACGATGGCATCTCCAAAGTTTGTCTTCTATCTGTCATGTTTTCTCTTGGGGGAAATGGgtgagttgtgtttttgtgactgcagtttctgtcttttctttagCAACTCTTCATGGAAATGCttctaatatatatttttatgtaatAATTATGCTGAATTCCATCAGATTTAATAATTAACTGTGTATTTCTTTTGTGTCTCATTTCACTTCAGCTCATGTGATCGGTCTGAATATTTCTGTTCGTCAACAGAGAGATTTCGTATCAGCTAATGTTGGAGAAAGTGTGACTTTGCAATGTTTCTATGAAGGTAGTGAAATAGCATGGCTTTACTGGTACAAGCAAACACTGGGACAGGAACTACGGCTGATCTCTTCCTCATATAGTTATGATGCAGGAGTCACTTTTTATCATGAATTCAAGAACAATCCACGCTTCACAGTGGATAAGGAAAACAGTAACCATCACTTGAAAATTTGTGATTTGCACATTTCAGAATCAGCTATTTACTACTGCGCAGCTGGTGCGTCAGCTCTCTTGTATTTTGAGCAGGGCACTTCAGTCAGTGTACAGGGTTCAGGTCTGAACGTCCCGGCTTCGGTCCAGCAGTCAGCATCTGAGACCGTCCAGAGAGGAGGCTCTGTGACTCTGAactgtacagtacacactgGGACCTGTGATGGAGAACACAGTGTTTACTGGTACAGAAACTCTGAAGAATCTCATCCAGGACTCATCTACACCCATGGAGGCAGGAAAGATCAGTGTGAgaagaaacacaacaacaaaacacacacctgtGTCTACAACCTGCCAATAAACAGCCTGAACCGGTCTCATGCTGGGACCTACTACTGTGCTGTTGCCTCATGTGGACACATACTGTTTGGAGACGGGACCATGCTGGACTTTAAAGGTGAGTAACATTCGAGCTCTAATATAGTTATTTATGGTTATTTTCCAATCAAACTGAACATGAACACCAGGGGTGGGGAAAAAGATCATTCACTTATGTATCGCGATTTCTTTtgttacgattttgaaatagatttttttaatgccagaactGGCGGAGGGTccgcatggatacgacctgcaccctcacattttatatccaacgtggtaaactcCACTTTGGGTTTCAAACATTGCagaaaaagcagagctagacatcatcgttaaagctgcatgctaactctgtcatggacaggaaatgttattgTATTACGGTaatgtgcggtcaagccagccgtcacttcATGTTCAAATTAgccaacgctacaactgtagagcacccatatactaacatttatgttaaatgcattcaaacggccccgatgaaaacatttttttttaaataatgacaatgactgatatatctgacttcaggacatttttcactacaTACAcgctgaaaataaaacatttttacagtatcaatttagagattttccaaagtaaaagtccttagaAGTGTCTGATTCATCCGTTtgtcatggtctagtgttaaaaaagttaacaaaaatcacttgaagaatcacaatacttatcgaatcagcacccaagtatcatgatagtatggAATCGGTAGATAGGTGTACCGTCCCAGCTCTAATGAACACAGCGATAAAAGCTCTGTTTCTGGTGTCTGACTCTCTATAGATGAGGGAGCCTCTCTTGTCTTGGTGTATTTCTTGAGTGGAGCTTTGGCATTCACCACCATCCTGGTTGTTATACTGGCTCTCTCAGTGTACAAGGTGAACAAGAGAAACAGCTGCCAATGTGCAGGTAAGTGGTACCGTTTGTATCTGATAGCTTGTACtcactaaatataacttttGAATAAAGAAgcattttctgtgtttcacaTCCAGAGTCTCAAGCAAGATTATCAGCTCCCTCCACAGCAAATGCAGAGGTGACATTTATCTTAATAATCCAcctttttatttcacaacaaccaATTGTTTTGAGAATATTTCAATTTTGATATCCTAATCCACTTCTACATATTGTGTTACCAGGGTTACAGAGACGCAGACAGCCTCCATTATGCTGCTTTAAGTGTCAACCTGCCCAACAGATCACGGAGACCGAGGAACAACACCAATGATGAATGCGTGTACTCCAGTGTAAAGCAATAGATCTGGACAGGTTTCATTTATACTTTTACAATAAAACCAGATTTAGTCGTATTTCAAGTGTTGTGTAGATTTAGAGGTAGATTTTGAGATGTATGTGTATATCTTCCCTGTGGTCTGCAGTCAAAAGTTGCAGCTCAGTGTGCCTAGGAATTCTGTTCATATTTACATCTCACGGATTACGCCCGATGCCAACATTCAGTGCCAATGCAGGAAGAAGTGTGCACTTTACGTAGTGAGGCAGAGAGTACGGTGTGCGTCTAGGCTACAGTAGTGCATCGGACTTTTGTGCACAACACCGGAGTTCACATCTATTCACAGACTAAATCCTATTAAAAGTCTGCACTGAACTGGGAAAAAGGGCATTTAAGTATacgctgcttcctgtttttGGAATCAGTTACAAAATGACCTGAATCTTTGAGAGCTGGTCTCACTGAATGTCTTTAAAGTGCTTCTAAAAGACTTGGAAGCGAGCACATCTggctgtagatgttttgaatgctgatgaatgtttttcgataccttatgattctgtaatttgctctttgtcttcgttttaaattgttatgtttgttttatgtctgcaaccttgtaactgtgctgctgcctatcGACACTcgtgaaaaagagatttttaatctcaatgagtctTTACTTCTGGttgaataaaggttaaataaaataaaataatataaagacaTGTTGGTAATATTGTCCATTTTTAATCAATCCACAAGCTTTCCTTAACCTCTTTTTATGTTTTGCATAACCAAGATCTTTCCTTAATATTAATCACACCATAGTTtccatgcacacatacagtattgtaGAAAGCAAGGGCAGAGCTTTGATGTCCCTCCTACTCTTCATGGAAATCGAATAGATACAGTATAGCATTATAAGtacggtaacacttcatttaacaggtccgcaaatttcaaggaaattaggtgataattagcaagtaacctatttgaaatttgaaatttctGCCATATTACCCCAATATTATATAACACGAATACCAGTAATACAAATACTAATACTGGTAATACTATTAACGTAAATTCTCGGAACATTGTAGTGTGAAATAGGCActagtgcatgtgagtcccaGTGTGTGCCCTACGAGCTAGCTAATCGCCACCGCTCTGCACTGGGCTCATATGgttgggcgctacgcttccatGATAACCCACAGCGTCTTGGTGGAAGCATAGCGCCCAacctctggttcccccccaggttaacactgtcagcactgttgccgttgtttgcactgttagtgcTGGCGGTGGCTCAGTCGTCGCCATCTGAAGAGCCAcgtggaggcaatccctcaatcatactgtagatatgctctgaatttggaattcagtacctttcataataataataataatacaaataagatCTAAGCTCATAGGCAGGTGATTTAAAGTCTTTTAAACTTTAGTTCAGAAAGATTATCTAAAATCACATAGggatagatatttagatattcaGAGTCAGCACTTCAGGACGATGCACCAACTCGGTCTTTAGATATTCttcatttttataaatacaCATTACTATTACTGATGCTTTTTATTGGCAGGTAAATTATCAGACCTGCATGTgactgtatatgtactgtatgtgaaacaAAACTTGGCTCTATAAATGGCAGTAAACATGTGATCAGGTTTCCTGAATAGGACATACAGTGTCACATCAGGTCGGCCAATCAAAAGCAGTCTTGTCTCTGAAGAGTGGAAAAAGCATCTAGGTTTGTTTCACTCAACACAGAAATTTGAACACGATGGCATCTCCAAAGTTTGTCTTCTATCTCACATGTTTGCTCTTGGGGAAAATGGGTGAGTTGTGCTTTTGTGACTGCAGTTTCTATCTTTTCTTTAGCAACTTTTCATGGAAATGcttctaatatatatatttttatgtaatAATTATGCTGAATTCCGTcagattaaattaataactgtgtatttgttttgtctctcaTTTCACTTCAGCTCATGTGACTGGTCTGAATATTTCTGTTCGTCAACAGAGAGGTTTTGTATCAGCTAATGTTAGAAACATTGTGACTTTGCAATGTTTCTATGAAGGTAGTGAGCCAGCAGCATGGCTTTACTGGTACAAACAAACACCAGGACAGAAACCACGGCTGATCTCTTCCTCACATGTGTATAATACAAGAGTCACTTTTGATCATGACTTCAACAATCCACGTTTCACACTGGATAGGGAAAACAATAACAATCATTTGACAATTTTTGATTTGTGCATTTCAGACTCAGCTATTTACTACTGCGCAGCTAGTGCGTCAGGTCTCTTGTATTTTGCGGAGGGCACTTTAGTCAGTGTACAGGGTTCAGGTCTGAACATCACAGCTTTGGTCCAGCAGTCAGCATCTGAGACCGTCCAGACAGGAGGCTCTGTGACTCTGAactgtacagtacacactgGGACCTGTGATGGACAACACAGTGTTTACTGGTACAGAAACTCTGAAGAATCTCATCCAGGACTCATCTACACTCATGGAGGCAGGAATGATCAGTGTGACAAGAAactcaacaacaaaacacacacctgtGTCTACAACCTGCCAATAAAGAGCCTGAACCGGTCTCATGCTGGGACCTACTACTGTGCTGTTGCCTCATGTGGACACATACTGTTTGGAGACGGGACCAGGCTGGACTTTAAAGGTGAGTAACATTCTAGCTCTAGTATAGTTATTTATGGTTACTTTCCAATCAAACTGAACATGAACACCAGGGGTGGGGGAAAAGATCATTCACTTATGTAtcgcaatttctttttttacgattttgaactagatttttttaatgccagaaccGGCAGAGGGTccgcatggatacgacctgcaccctcacattttaaatccaacatggtaaactccactttgggtttcaaacattgcaggaaaagcagagctagacatcacggctaaagctgcatgctaactctgtcatggacaggaaacgttatcgtattgcggtaacgtgcggtcaagccagccgtcactctcatggCCAAATTAGTCAACGATATAACTGTAGAGCACACATATAatgtaggggtgtaacgattcatctactatatcgatgtatcgatttatattcctacgatacaactacatcgatatgtactcggcaagttgtccttaaCAGGAGACGTATATCGGTATAAAATCGATTTGAAACGCAAAAATCGATTGTATTGATATTAAGGAtgtgcaccttgtatttaagggcGACAAACAtaatatgaaagtgtttttagtACTTGTATTAGAAAAGAAATACGAACATTAGAAACATAACTCCGGTTCTCCAGACCTGCGCcagctctgctctctgcagCGCGAGCGTGCATCCACAGCGTGTATTCAGACAAACAGAGGTAGCGGCTGGAGGGAGATGAGCAGCGGTCTGCATgagacgagggcggcttcacctACAGGAGCTTTCCCCGTGCACTGTcggtttttcattcagagaaaatgactttcctttcccccgtcatgatatctactgtatgtaaacGCAGcatcatcagcctcacgtatccagccggagagaAGACGGTCCGCGAGGTGAATTATCACGACGGGAGTaaagtagaaaacaaaacagatattCAACTAACATTAGTCtgacgtagttttaaaatgtttttccagatgttttcatgtatgaaaagaccccaaatgaacactgtaggtggaatatttgattactataagcaaattatttgaACAGTGTTAGTATAGGAATGATTAgtgtcccaagctgtttgatcactatcagcagttgatctctgtattattgatctactgtttatactgaaaatgaggacagaagcagcaggttaaattactgttcatttaacttgaatagaagttggtttattatattttttgttaaatattacactgccttgtatcttgacaactgaatcagcaggtgtatgtatttgccatttatcgttgtttacttgtttatatccataattaatttatccctgattcccttactagaaaaactttgaggaatcttGACCTGCTCTGTACagtatcagctatttatttcacagtcacaatGATTGAATTTTGGGCAAAAAAAGTTACTatatcgatttcaaatcattgaatcataatcgtatcgctctagatgagccaaatatcgtcctgaatcgtatcggaaccatggaaatcgtatcgtatcgtagtaaaaacgtatcgttacacccctaatatactgacatttatgttaaatgcattcaacagGCCCCGAtggaaaaatacattaataaacaatgacaatgactgatatatctgacaacatacatgctgaaaatcaaacatttctacagaatcaatttagagattttccgaagtaaaagtccctagacgTGTATGATTCAACCTTTTGTcatagtctagtgttaaaaaagttaacaaaaatcacaataaatcataatatggaatcgcaatacatatcgaatcagcacccaagtatcatgatagtatggaatcgggagataggtgcatcgtcccagccctaatgcaCACAGCGATAAAAGCTCTGTTTCTGGTGTCTGACTCTCTATAGATGAGGAAGCCTCTCTTGTCTTGGTGTATTTCTTGAGTGGAGCTTTGGCATTCACCACCATCCTGGTTGTTATACTGGCTCTCTCAGTGTACAAGGTGAACAAGAGAAACAGCTGCCAATGTGCAGGTAAGTTGTACCGTTTGTATCTGATGGCTTGTACtcactaaatataacttttGAATAAAGAAgcattttctgtgtttcacaTCCAGAGTCTCGCGGAAGATTATCAGCTCCCTCCACAGAAAATGCAGAGGTGACATTTATCTTAATAACCCACCTTTTTATTGCTCAACAACCAATTGTTTtgtgaatatttccattttgatATCCTAATCCAATTCTACATATTGTGTTACCAGGGTTACAGAGACGCAGACAGCCTCCATTATGCTGCTTTAAGTGTCAACCTGCCCAACAGATCACGGAGACCGAGGAACAACACCAATGATGAATGCGTGTACTCCAGTGTAAAGCAATAGATCTGGACAGGTTTCATTTATACTTTTACAATAAAAAACGGATTTAGTCGTATTTCAAGTGTTGTGTAGATTTAGAGGTAGATTTTGAGATGTATGTGTATATCTTCCTGGTGGTCTGCAGTCAAAAGTTGAAGCTCAGTGTACCTTGGAATTCTGTTCATATTTACATCTCACGGTTTACGCCCGATGCCAACATGCAGTGCCAATGCAGGAAGAAGTGTGCACTTTACGTAGTGAGGTGGAGAGTATGGTGTGCGTCTAGGCTACAGTAGTGCATCAGACTTTTGTGCAAAATACCGGAGTTCACATCTATTCACAGACTAAATCCTATTAAAAGTCTGCACTGAACTGGGAAAAAGGGCATTTAAGTATacgctgcttcctgtttttGGAATCAGTTACAAAATGACCTGAATCTCTGAGAGCTGGTCTCACTGAATGTCTTTAAATTGCTTCTAAAAGACTTGGAAGCGAGCACATCTggctgtagatgttttgaatgctgATGAATGTTTTTCGATACCTTGTGATTctgtaatttgctctttgtcttcgttttaaattgttatgtttgttttatgtctgcaaccttgtaactgtgctgctgcctatcGACACTCGTGAAAAggagatttttaatctcaatgagtctTTACTTCTGGttgaataaaggttaaataaaataaaataatataaagactTGTTGGTAATATTGTCCTTTTTTAATCAATCCACAAGCTTTCCTTAACCTCTTTTTATGTTTTGCATAACCAGGATCTTTCCTTAATATGAATTACACCATAGTTtccatgcacacatacagtattgtaGAAAGCTAGTGCAGAGCTTTGATGTCCCTCCTACTCTTCATGGAAATCTAATAGATACAGTATAGCATTATAAGtacggtaacacttcattttacaggtccgcaaatttcaagGAAatcaggtgataattagcaagtaacctatttgaaatttgaaattactgccaaattaccccaatattatATAACACAAATACCAGTAATACAAATACTAATACTGGTAATACTATTAATGGAAATTCTCGGAACATTACTCAGTTGTTATACTATTTAGAGTACTACTGCATATAATGGATAGAATATACTAGTTGCATACATTTTGAAAGATCAGAACATCAGAAACCGATTGAAAATCTTGTAGTGTGAAATAGGCActagtgcatgtgagtcccaGCGTGTGTGCCCCACGAGCTAGCTAATCGCCACGGCTCTGCACTGGGCTCATATGGTTGGGCACTACAGCGGCTCAGTGGTTGCCATGTGGAGAGCCctgtggaggcaatccctcaatcatagatatgctctgaatttggaattcagcacctttcataataataataataaaaataagatctAAGCTCGTAGAAAGGTGATTTAAAGTCTTTTAAACTTCAGTTCACAAAAATTCTTTAAAACCACATAGagatagatatttagatattcaGAGTCAGCACTTCAGGATGATGCATCAACTCGGTCTATAGATATTCttcatttttataaatacaCATTACTATTAATGATGCTTTTTATTGGCAGGTGAATTATCAGACCTCCATGTGACTGTATATGTAGTGTATGTGAACCAAAACTTGGCTCCATAAATGGCAGTAAACATGTGATCGGGTTTCCTGAATAGGACATACAGTGTCACATCAGATCGGCCAATCAAACGCAGTCTTGTCTCTGAAGAGTGGAGAAAGCATCTACGTTCATTTCACTCAACACAGAAATTTGAACACGATGGCAGCTCTAAAGTTTGTCTTTTATCTCACATGTTTGCTCTTGGGGGAAATGGGTGAGTTGTGCTTTGTGACTGCAGTTTCTATCTTTTCTTTAGCAACTCTTCATGGAAATGCttctaatatatatttttatgtaatAATTATGCTGAATTCCATCAGATTTAATTATtaactgtatatttgttttgtctctcaTTTAACTTCAGCTCATGTGACCGGTCTGATTTCGTCCTCATCTGTTCGTCAACAGAGAGGTTTTGTATCAGCTAATGTTGGAAACAATGTGACTTTGCAATGTTTCTATGAAGATAGTGAGCCAGTATCGCTTTACTggtacaaacaaacactgggaCAGGAACCACGGCTGATCTCTTCCTCTTATATGCGTGATACAAGAGTCACTTTTTATCATGAATTCAAGAACAATCCACGCTTCACAGTGGATAAGGAAAACAGTAACCATCACTTGAAAATTTGTGATTTGCGCATTTCAGACTCAGCTATTTACTACTGCGCAGCTGGAATGTCAGCTCTCTTGTCTTTTGCGGAGGGCACTCTAGTCAGTGTGCAGGGTTCAGGTCTGAACGTCCCGGCTTTGGTCCAGCAGTCAGCATCTGAGACCGTCCAGCCAGGAGACTCTGTGACTCTGAactgtacagtacacactgGGACTTGTGATGGAGAACACAGAGTTTACTGGTTCAGAAACTCTGAAGAATCTCATCCAGGACTCATCTACACTCATGGACGCAGGAATGATCAGTGTGAgaagaaacacaacaacaaaacacacacctgtGTCTACAACCTGCCAATAAAGAGCCTGGATCCGTCTCATGCTGGGACCTACTACTGTGCTGTTGCCTCATGTGGACACATACTGTTTGGAAACGGGACCAAGCTGGACTTTAAAGGTGAGTAACATTCTAGCTCTAGTATAGTTATTTAGGGTTACTCTCCAATCAAACTGAACATGAACACCAGGATTGGGGGAAAAGATTAATTCACTTATGTATcgcgatttctttttttacgattttgaaatagattttttattaACGGCAGAACCGGCGGAGGGTccgcatggatacgacctgcaccctcacattttaattCCAACGTGGTAAAGaatacacatccagtaaagtatggaaacactctGGGTTTCAAACATTGCAgcaaaagcagagctagacatcacagctaaagctgcatgctaaacgttatcgtattgaagtaacgtgcggtcaagccagtcGTCACTCTCATAGCCAAATTAgccaacgctacaactgtagagcacccatatactgaaatttatgttaaatgcattcaaacagtcCCAATGTAACATTTTTACAGTACCAATTTACAGATTTTccgaagtaaaagtccctagaaatTCATCCTTTTGTCGtgatctagtgttaaaaaagttaacaaaaatcacttgtaaaatcacaatacatatcaaatcggcaccaaagtatcatgatagtattgaatcgggagataggtgcaTCGTCCCAGCTCTAATGAACACAGCGATAAAAGCTCTGTTTCTGGTGTCTGACTCTCTATAGATGAGGAAGCCTCTCTTGTCTTGGTGTATTTCTTGAGTGGAGCTTTGGCATTCACCACCATCCTGGTTGTTATACTGGCTCTAAACAGCTGCCAATGTGCAGGTAAGTGGTACCATTTGTATCTGATAGGCTGTAGtcactaaatataacttttgaataaaagagtttttttatttcacaatcaGAGTCTCAAGCAAGACTTTCAGCTTCCTCCACAGCAAATGCAAAGGTGAATAAAAACTGTTAATTTAACTCCTAAATTACCATTTTATTGCACAAAGCTTTGTTACCTGGATATTGTTTTAATTTCTGTCAAGAACTAAATAACGATCAACTGGTATGTATTTTGTTACCAGGGTTACCAACACGGAGAAACATTCTACAACGCTGCTTTAAGTGTCAACCTGCACAACAGATCACGAAGACAGAGGGATCCGACCTGGAGTGAATGTGTGTACTACAGCGTCAAGCAGTAGAACCGGACATATTGCATTTGTACTTTTGCGTAAGACAGGGTTTTCTTCGTGCCTCTTTTAAAGtgtaatataaatgtatatctaagtgtgaaataaatataCTTTTATAGCTTCTTTGTTGTCCTGcagcaaaaaataaatcactcGTCTTTGCTAATGTGCTTATTTAGGATACAATGTTCTTGCAAATACACCATGTATCTAAAATGAttctttaattattaattaatttctttCAGATTATTTTAGTACATATGCATAAATGTCTTTTTATGACTTATCCAGTGTATTAAGAAGCTCACATTCATCGATGCTGTAAAAGTCACTCGCATGCTTTTAGGATCAAGATCATCCTATACTTTTTATCtatcctcatttttttttttgaccaaatcatatgtgtgtttttgtatgtgaaaTTCATATTGTTTgtgatcaaataaaaaataaaaatttggaGCACTCTTGAGTTTGTAACAATATGCGTGTGCATGTTCATTCCAGCGGCTTCAACACACACAAGTGGCACATTGATCCTCAAACAACAgcttgtatgatatcttacaaaaagttattcctcatttttttcgtgcattctcctacgaatgtcaagCCTCAATTTCCgcacgttacatgcatacagccttttcaaaataaacttccatcttcacaggaaacaacttaggtttaggcacaggGTCTGAAGAGAGTTGGGGGTTATGCAGCGATTTTTGAATAATAATCAGCTAATTCCCAGTGACTTTccaatagtatttttgcttggaatgcacatccctaatGCAAACCATTTTCCACCTCAAAGAGCCTGCTGTGATTGCTATGTGGACAACACAGTCCGTAGGGTCAGACTGTTCATGTATGTATGAGGCTTATGTTTGATCCCTTATCTCACCTTGACCATAAATCTGCCTCAAAACAGCCATGTTTCCATTTTCAATTGTCAAACAAATTTTAGTCGAAATTttaaaatgttgcaaaaaagaaatgcgaaatagaggagtgttTCCaccaactggtttggagcgaataaactagGCTGCATAGTATTGTCAGAcgttggcgctataggctatGCATGGCCGTAatctgccagtaaacagagtagaagaagtaaaaaaacaacacctgTGCGAATTAATATAATTCAGTAAAATAGCTCTGAAATACTGCATACAGTAGCTGTTTGGTCTTTTCCACTATGGGAACTTACCGACCCATAACCTGGACCTGGTT containing:
- the LOC141760639 gene encoding uncharacterized protein LOC141760639 is translated as MASPKFVFYLSCFLLGEMAHVIGLNISVRQQRDFVSANVGESVTLQCFYEGSEIAWLYWYKQTLGQELRLISSSYSYDAGVTFYHEFKNNPRFTVDKENSNHHLKICDLHISESAIYYCAAGASALLYFEQGTSVSVQGSGLNVPASVQQSASETVQRGGSVTLNCTVHTGTCDGEHSVYWYRNSEESHPGLIYTHGGRKDQCEKKHNNKTHTCVYNLPINSLNRSHAGTYYCAVASCGHILFGDGTMLDFKDEGASLVLVYFLSGALAFTTILVVILALSVYKVNKRNSCQCAESQARLSAPSTANAEGYRDADSLHYAALSVNLPNRSRRPRNNTNDECVYSSVKQ
- the LOC141760635 gene encoding uncharacterized protein LOC141760635, with amino-acid sequence MASPKFVFYLTCLLLGKMAHVTGLISSSSVRQQRGFVSANVGNNVTLQCFYEDSEPVSLYWYKQTLGQEPRLISSSYMRDTRVTFYHEFKNNPRFTVDKENSNHHLKICDLRISDSAIYYCAAGMSALLSFAEGTLVSVQGSGLNVPALVQQSASETVQPGDSVTLNCTVHTGTCDGEHRVYWFRNSEESHPGLIYTHGRRNDQCEKKHNNKTHTCVYNLPIKSLDPSHAGTYYCAVASCGHILFGNGTKLDFKDEEASLVLVYFLSGALAFTTILVVILALNSCQCAESQARLSASSTANAKGYQHGETFYNAALSVNLHNRSRRQRDPTWSECVYYSVKQ